One region of Flavobacterium sp. KACC 22763 genomic DNA includes:
- a CDS encoding tyrosine-type recombinase/integrase, giving the protein MKKQSMKKTSPIIPLFKQFIKETETGKRLKKNGERIKADSIQNYKYVLNNLIQFSTETKFELRICDASKLDKREFTSEKSYWKKFYQKFTEFLYKKGCHDNYVGANIKVIRVFFNYLKNDKDLNTGDFQRLFYVRKEEIEIFVLSPEQLKFLIHDKEFEQTLIPSYRRIKDIFVFGCSTGLRYSDIFLLTNKNFEKIDGEWYLKLKSKKTKTFSFIKLSAYAITIFQRYTSSNSKTPLFGSISLFNFNKSLKHIGELAGFTSPIEVSREKQGKTQKITRKTDISKNRFCDKMSSHMMRRTAITTLLILGMPEHLVRKISGHSHASTSFNRYVHYAQAYMDKEIEKVHSKLESY; this is encoded by the coding sequence ACAATTCATAAAAGAAACTGAAACAGGTAAACGGCTTAAAAAAAATGGAGAAAGAATAAAAGCAGATTCAATACAAAACTATAAATATGTATTAAACAACTTGATTCAGTTTTCAACTGAAACCAAATTTGAATTACGTATTTGCGATGCTTCAAAACTAGACAAACGAGAGTTTACATCTGAGAAAAGTTATTGGAAAAAATTTTACCAAAAGTTTACAGAGTTTTTGTACAAAAAAGGCTGTCATGATAACTATGTTGGAGCCAATATAAAAGTTATTCGTGTTTTTTTTAATTACCTTAAAAATGATAAAGATTTAAACACTGGTGATTTTCAGCGTTTATTTTATGTCCGAAAAGAAGAGATAGAAATCTTTGTCTTATCGCCAGAGCAACTTAAATTTTTAATTCATGATAAAGAATTTGAGCAAACCCTTATACCAAGCTACAGACGTATAAAAGATATTTTTGTGTTTGGGTGTTCTACTGGTTTGCGTTATTCTGATATCTTTTTGTTGACCAATAAAAACTTTGAAAAAATAGATGGGGAATGGTATCTGAAACTAAAATCAAAGAAAACTAAAACCTTTAGCTTTATTAAGCTTTCAGCTTACGCCATAACTATCTTTCAACGTTATACCTCTTCAAATAGCAAGACTCCTCTTTTTGGAAGTATTAGTTTGTTTAATTTCAACAAAAGCTTGAAACATATAGGTGAGCTTGCCGGCTTTACATCACCGATCGAAGTTTCAAGAGAAAAACAGGGAAAAACTCAAAAAATAACAAGGAAAACAGATATTTCAAAAAATCGTTTTTGTGATAAAATGAGTTCTCACATGATGCGTAGAACTGCCATTACTACTTTATTGATTTTAGGAATGCCAGAACATTTAGTTCGTAAGATTAGTGGGCATAGTCATGCTAGCACTTCTTTTAATCGATATGTTCATTATGCGCAGGCTTATATGGATAAAGAGATTGAAAAGGTACATAGTAAATTGGAGAGTTATTGA